Part of the Primulina huaijiensis isolate GDHJ02 chromosome 15, ASM1229523v2, whole genome shotgun sequence genome is shown below.
taagtcttgtttatttcctacctgaagtgaagtttagatgttgggggaatttgatatgattgagattatgtgttcttatgattatggtgatagtatatttgaaaccggatcgaagtaatgataccgtatgcgattattacgattttccagtatatatgtgtatgaaattatgcagattttcagagtttgaaatgtttatgatattgattatgatttgtgatttagtatcgattgttgttgagttgatcggtatcgcaagattacgccgttatgccgtcgaattgtatcgagattggatattgaaccgtactagtattggttggagttggagattgatcttgtgatatttgacattgccatttcagatttatattgacaagattcgacttcaagatttcgatcacgataaagactgaacaacggaaggtataattcaatgttgattcgggaagatacaactcgagttagattcgacttgagtttccctaaatcacatactagatgattattaccttgttatgatttatttattgatttatcttaaagcattgagataggagagtccttggtagattagccaagccggatgttcggttgtgtcgatgggcgtaggagaagattcactcctattgtagacattcgatacagaggaccgaagtctgggaataagacgtacctccaccccgattgggagcgtaggtgggagacttgttacatcttattcacaccgggatccctagacttagagtcgagtcaaagatatgaatttgatttacgttgtctgatttagattagttgtgtttcatagactatggaacatattcctATTGTTTACATTAATGATAgaatgttcatgatttatcttgtgtatatgcatgtttacattgttttatactgggatttattctcaccggggtttccggctgttgttgtgtctgtatgtgtgcataacaacaggtggggcaggatcagggtcgagacgaggatgagtgagagatgatagcgtggcgatcacgggcgtagcagaataactagttgttgtattagacagttattaatacttttaaagactagtttgattgtatgaatgaaacaagacatgtatttgcttgtaatgaaatgcaataaatcttatgtatgtgtagtatattaaaagtaaaattttgacccacattttctaacaaagattcaattaatcccaaaaagaattgagttagagcccgggtcaccACAGAAGTTGTACGATGTGATCTTTCGTACGAGATTAAGTATATAATTGAAAATGTTAAAGATAAATATGGAAATCAAATCTCATATACGAAAGCATGGCAAATTATGAAACTTGCAGTGAAAATTGCTTATGGTACATGTGAGAACTGGGTGCAACCACTTCCAAAATATATGTGCGTCATGTCCAAATATAATCAGGAAACAATTGTGGAGTGGAAACACCGAAGCGATGAAGACATTGAACTATGTTTTCTGGGCATTCAAGTCGTGCATAGATGGGTTTCGGCATTGCCGAAAAAGTTATTAGTGTGGATGATACACATTTATACACAAAATACAAGTATAAAATGTTTGTCACTCTGGATGCGAACAATCAGATTGTACCGCTAGCATTCGCCATTGTAGATGAAGAAACATCTGATTCCTGGAAATGTTTTTTGGAGAATCTTGGTCGATATATTGTTTGTGATGCAAATGGTGTGTGCTTAATTTCTGACACGCATAAAGGAATTGTGCGAGCAGCTGATGATCTATCATATTTTCGATCTCCTCATGGTGtgcattgtttttgttggagaCATTCTGCTCAAATTTTAATTCTAAATTCAAATATGTTTATTTGAAAGATTTATGCTAGGAGGCAAACACACAacatcaaatttgtaagtttgaaGTAACAATTGAGGCAATCAAGAACAAGAACATTTTCGCGCATAGGTATTTGGCTGGAAAATCTCCAGAGATATGGAGTATGGCCTATAACGACGGTTGGAGTCGTGGGATGATGACAATCAATATATCGGAGTGTTTAAACAGTGAGTTAAAAGGCGATCGTGGACTTCCTATATCTTCAATAGTATACTTGACCATTTTGACGTGCATACAGTACTTCATTGTGTGACAAGAGGTAGTCGTATGATTCATAAAAATCAGCTATGGTCAAATTATGCATCTCTGAAATATAGGGAATGGACGAGAAAATCAGTGAAAATTTTGTTGCCAAATATGATGTACAGGAGCAAACTGCTTCGGTCGTGACTAGAGGAAGGCCAAGTCGTGACCAACATATGCAAGTAGTGAAATTATCAACCAACGATTGTTCATGTGGTAAATAGATGATTTTTGGCATCCCATGTTTCCATGCTATTTGCACCGCTAAATGATACTCGTTAGATCGCACATCACTTGTGCAGTCGTGGTACAACATGTCTGAGTACCTAGCAACGTATGAGGGAATTTTTCAACCTCTTGTAGATGAACGATACTGAGATCCACCCATGTTTGAGTTGCACCACAACCCGGTTAGACGTGAAATAAGAAGAGTTGGTAGTGACAGAACAACTCGATTACGAAATGAGATGGATATGACAATAGTTAGAGAAAGACAACAAACTAAGCATatgtaaaaatgtttaaaaaagttAAATTCTTATAAATGAATATGCATTTTGTATTAATgttgattaaaaattaattttaatgaatattaaattttgagtgTTTTTGGGTGCTGGGGTGCACTGGGGTAGGTGGAAGGGCCCGTTGGGGCGCGTTGCTCTTGCTAAAGGGCGCGCTGAGGTGGGCAGAACGGCCTGCTGGGGCGTGTCTGTCTTGGCCAGGCACGTTGGGGCGGGTAGAAAGGCCCGTTGAGGAGCTTGTCTTGGCTAGTCGCTACTCGTGCGCATTTGCTTCGGGCTAAAAGCTCTTTCCTTGCTCCTGCAACACTTGAATGAGATTATGATATCCCCAAACATGATTATCATGCCCTTGTTAATATTAACAAGTCTTTTATTcgactttttaaaaattaaatcaatatttatgtaattaaaaaatatataaatcttaattatcaaattttagtgcaatatataataatttaattgataCAATGATACAAATATCTTCATGTTTCAATTAGaaaaatatcaattataaaatttcaaccaaaATAATTCTCATCAAAATTACAATGATACAGATGACCTCCAGTTCCACACTCAGGTAGATTACGTTTTCTCGTCCCTCTGCGCAATCTAGTATCttgattaataatattttgcTCATTTGAATAATATGTAAAAATAACAGGTGAAATAACATTTCCCCCGGATCACATAACATGAAAAAGTAGTTGTAGACCAACATTAATAAGATTTGAAAACTATGGATATTTGACCAAATTAGAGTTTGATAATCATAGTCAGCAAACGAATGTTGACCATCACCTGATGGATCAGATGACTCTGTATTACCGAAAAAACTTGTTGGTCCAGATGGCCGTAAATTATCGAAATCACATGATGGATCAGATGGCCATGTATTACCAAAAAACCAGATGGACCAGATGAGACTATGTTATCGAAATGACCTGAGGGACCAGATGAGCATATGTTATCTAAAATAGCTGAGGGAACAGATGCTACTGTATTACCGAAAACATCTGATGGTCCAAATGACCATGTAGTTTCATATCCAACAAAAGGTCATACAATATTAAACTCAGCTGATGGACCAATAGTGGTAAATCTACTTGATGGCCTAACCAAGTTACTCCCCCACCCTAATGATGACTGACACGAATAAGGAGAAGATGTACTGAAATTTTGTTGGACATTATGTTGTTCGGCAACATTATGATACGAATATGATCAAAAACCAACCCCATGCACTGTAGGATATAAAAGGCGGATAGTTATGCGCTCATACCATTGAAAATAGTCGTCATTAGTTTGCCTCAATCTCCTGTGTCGTTCTCCTTGGAAAAAATATCTAAACTTTCTATTTCATATAAGAATTGCATTTTGATGATATTCTTTCTATTTTGTGTTGCGATGACCGATTTTCGTGATATTATGAAATTCATCGTTATCGAGAGCAGACACTGGAATAGATTGTCGTATTTTGAACTATCTTGTCACCCGATTGTGACGATGTATCGCCACGATTTCAAAGCAAATGAGAGGACAAAGACATCGTCGTATTTTGTCGTTGTGTGAATCAATAATTGTATTTACATCaatgtcatttttcttgtaaatTATCCAGTTAAACTgcaccaaaaaaatttaaattttaaaattcatataattttacataatttaaaTGATTCAAAAATACCTCATTATTGTTCATACGATCCAAATAATCCCTTATAATTTTTACGGCATGAGTTAGTGAATGTGTGTAACTAAACACATTTTTCCACCTATAATTTAACAaatatgattatatattgaaattttttaaaataattatatattatatttggacaacaaattaaaatattactttgtACCATATGAAGCAACAGGAAAAATATCATCGGATTGACTTGGAGGCACAACAGTTATTAAGCCATCTCGGTCGGGGTTAATCTATTTAATCCATCTTCATGCCCATATCTGCTACTAATAATAAAAACAGTTAAGAATACATATGTtgtattaaataatgaaaatacaatttttataaCTGCTGAATATATAAAAGTCCAGATATTATAGATTTTTCTATACGTATTGCATTGCGGTATATGAATGCTAAAACTGCATTTCCCCAATTATAAGATTTCACATGGTCAATATCATGCAGTAGTTGCAAAAACATAAATCTAGCCGAATCTCCTTGATAATCCGAGAACAATATTCCTCTAATAATCATCAACGCTACACAACAGATATATTTCATGACGTCTACTTTCGAATTATTATCATCAATAAGGGTAGAAATGCAGTAATCGTGTAGTGCAGTCTTAGACAAATGACCACCTTTAAAATGCGATGATGATGACGCAAatccaacaaatcaagataTATATGTTGTCATTGGTCAACTGTATGTGAAACATCTATTCCAGTCATTGGGTCACCATCAATTGTTAGACATCAAATTATCGAAACATCTTGTAACGTCACAATCGCTTCACCACATCTAAAATAAAAAGTGTGTGTATTGTGTCGCCATCGTTTAACAAGAACAGTAATCAAATGATTGTCAAACACTCGAAAACCGCATTGTAAAACCCCATAAAAGCACATGATTTAGTAAGCAAAGACACGATTGTGTAAATGATTTCCAACATATAACATCCAAACCAGATTGTATGATCGTTTAACTCTTACAATATCATCAACAATTTCAGAAGAAATTGTTGATGACATATGTGTTGCTTGTAAGCAGAGAACACCGAGATCTTCTGGACCAGGGACGTAGCCAAGATTTTAAAATAGGGTGGGTTGGACAttgaaaatgtaaatttttttaatgtattttttaattttttttgttatattttgtataatatgaactagataaattttaaaaatcatcttatgaatttaatatatcaagatacatgataaatattatttataataatgaacttttaaaataaattcatagtaaagtaagtaaaaaaaattgaatgtacATATGACattattcattcaaataatttagttataaaattttgtacTCTAATAATTATCacttaatttgattattatttagtatttatatatttttagtttattcaatatatatatatatataaagtgtaGAATAAGAATGAGTAAGTATATAAATTAAGATAACCACATAGATATAAAATAAGCTCAAATGCtatattatttaaaactaaTAGAAATCcatgtataaaaattttgttcagtgactaaaattcttaaaatattgcataactatatatacacattaatCCCGAGACTAGGCTGGGCTAAAGCTCACCCTAGCCCCTAGTGAAGCTACGCCCCTGTTCTGGACCTTGATTTTCTGTCATTCTGAAATAAGTTGTCgaaacaataaattaatacaaaatattataataagaaataaaataacacatataaaatttaattgaaaaagtTAATAagcataaatttaaaaaataatatttaatatatgtacaaaataaaaaaaaatcaattggtcggtgcaataattgtctctgcttggtagagcgatcgaaccgtggtgcttgaactgctgtgcggtttaaaagatttgagttgcaccattactacAATCTATAGCTTTTAGTAAAACGGCaaacgctcggtcctacaattggtatcagagccaaggtcacgggttcgattcccattgattgcaaggagtgcaattattgggagggagattgttgggtataataattgtccctacttggtagagcgatcgaaccgtggtgtttgagctgctgtgcggtttaaaagatttgagttgcaccattaccaccagctatagcttttggtaaagtggcaagcgctcggtcctacatcAATCATCACATTTCATACAAACAAATACTTATTTTTGTATAGATAAtactttttattcttttttcgtTTGATTATTTTACTCTTCCTCCgttttatttataagaaaatttttgCCTCGAAACAGGACACTGAAAAAGCTGTTGGGCTAGCTGTAGCCTGCAGCGGACGCTACACACTTGGTGGCGTttaagggtgtcaattcgggtgggttgggtGGGTCGGGTcgagcaatagtactattcaaaaattgatcAACCCGAACCTAACCCGaatccgagccaacccgaaaaaACTCAACacgaaaatttgaaagtctaattgtagaaaaataaaatatatttactaaatcaaataaacatttgtttagaaaataaaaaattttcaaaataaatattaatacatgaaaatttatgatataaatatacaataaattttttttttcagacatacaatatataaaaatgtagccaacatttattaattatatattttttttaaaaaattataattttcaggTCAACCAACCCAACCCAatccgatcatttttttcgggtcagctatcggttTCAACCCGATCTGACTCGAACCCGAAAACCcaaaacctgattttttttcgggttgaatcgTTTCAGGTTGGTGAgttgtgtctgattttgacactcTTAGACTGACGTTACTACAAAACGCTACCatacatattattttcaaaatataatttttttaaaattaataataaaaaaaccgtGGATACGTAGGAAAATTTTGGGAAATTGATTTATAGCTTTTTTGCGTTTATATCACTCTTAGAAAATTGTTTTATAGCTTTCTTGTGTTTCTGCTGACGGATGGACTTGATCCATACACGTAGTTATAAgtattattcataaaaaaataaatttttttggatcAAGTCAAGTTGGAAATATATATCACAGAATTAACTTATaaaaccgtctcataagagttttcatgttttataaaCAATAATACTAATCTTATCTCATCAAAGAAGTTGATTTTCAAATGACAAGACTACCTCATAAAATTTGCACATTGCTGGGAGTGCGACATACTGATAAATTTGGAGACTATCTTGGTCTCCCTTCTCTATTCGGCCGTAATAAACAAGATGTTTTTCGGAACAAGATGAATGGATGGAAATATAAATTCTTATGTAATATTATTAAAGTTGGTTGTTCAACCTCTTCCTTCTTATGTTAATGAGTGTTTTTGCTTTGCCTTTGTTATTGTGCGAGGAATTTGAGCGCATGATAAACTCTTTTTGGTGGGGAAAGACAAGCGACAGGCCGCCTAGAAAAAAGGGTTAGTCGGTAAACCTAGGCGACAAGGCTGCCTAGACGGTTAAGGTTTCTAATTTTTTTGGGAATATGTCtgttgtgagacgatctcacgaatctttatctgtgagatggatcaatcttaccgatattcacaataaaaagtaatactcttagcataaaaagtaatattttttcatggattacccaaataaaagatctgtatcacaaaatacgacccgtaagaccgagtcacacaagtttttgcctttttttggtcttttaatttaaatttaatccaatttaaaaaaaagtaattctTATTAGTAGATCTCTTGAatgacgatctcacgaatctttattcgtTAGACGGATCAATCATACTCATGTTTACAATAAAAGTATGGAGCATAAAGAACAGATTTAATATTCATTCCATCATAGATCAGTTCAGACCAGCTTGTTCATTGGAAAACTCCTCTAACTTCTTATGTTAAGTGTAATGGGTTTTGTCAGGTGCATCCTTAAAATTctattgaaaattaaaattttattctatCATAAATTTGATAGAAATGTAAAGAAATATTAATGTATGACTCAGAAGCTTTGAAAAATACTATCAAATACAATACTAATTCCAATTCTTTGaccctaaaaattatttaacaattaaacTTGGATTAAGGCAAATCCTTAATTACACCAAtcattcaatttttctttttttttttttttttttggcctcgAGACTGTAAACAGTCAAATGCTTCAGGTTCACGCACCCGTGAACGTAGGTAGTAGAAAGAGTACTAACTCAACATTCAACGCAAACACAGGCGGCGCGTCGGATCACCTCAGGCAGATCCGCCACCCTACTCCACTCCCCGGCGGCGATATCATACAACAGCACCAATCTCTCCCTGAACCCCCTCTCAAGCCTCCCACTCCGTCGCAGCAAGTCATCGATGCAGCCCACCACCTGTATCAAGACCACCTTCTCCGCCACCCCGACGCAGCTGAACCTCACTGTGCTGTCCACACGAACCTGCGGTGGCACCGGCGGACATTTCAACCTACACCATTCTCCGAAGCTTTTACTTTTCCTAGACCCGTTGAATTTCCAGAACGAGAGCTCCACCGCGTGGCTCGAGAGGATGTAGATGTGTTCGTTCGCAGAGCACGCCGCCACCACGCAGCCGCCGCCTGGGACTGCTCGGCTTCTCAGCCATCCACGCGCAGCTACGTCGTATAAATCCATTGAGCTGGCGTAGACATGCGTCATTTCTGCCCCAAGTGAACCACCGTCGTTCACGGACGCGCCGCCGATCTTCAGCCCTCCAATGACATAAAACACCCCATCCACCGAAGCTCCGATGCATCCATACCTTTTCCTCGGCGCGTCAGACACCACACGCCACGCATTCTCATCCGGGTCATACTCCTCAACCGTCGACAATCTCGCAGAACCACCGGATACGTATATCTTCCCTTCCACCGCTGCGGCGGCAAATTTCTTCCTCTGCAAACCCATCCCCGACTTCGTGACCAAAGTCCCAGTCCAAGTATCGCACCGGAGCATCGCCGTCCGCCCGATGACATAAATCTTCCGGCCAATAGACACCAATCTGAAATGCGAGAACAGAGAAAAATTAGAGCCACTCCCCAAATCAAATCCATTTCCATCGCTCGAAAGAACAAAAGACGACACTTTCCACAAAGGACAATCCCCAGCATCCAAGCGAAGCGTCGCCGTGAAAAGGGCAGAACTGGAGATCGAAACGCAAAACAGTGTGCTGAAGACGAGGTGGTGGCGGATGCGGAGAACATGAAAAGTGGGAGAGTTAAGAAGATATCCCCATCGGCGACAGACGAAAGGGATAGAAGGGAGGGAAGAGTGCGGCACTCTAGATAGACATTCGAGGAGCAGGTCATCCGGGAGGGAGGAGATGGTGGTGGTGCCGGCGGCGGTGGAAAGGGGGGAGGGGTGCCGGTGGGGATCGGGGAAGCAAGATTTCATCAGCCATGAGAAGTGTCGCGAACTGCAGGTTTCGGATGACGATGGCATGCGATTGATGATGTTCAATCTGCGTTGCTGTTATACGATAAATATGGGTTTCGttagattaataatttaattatttcaatatttaattattcggaaactcgaaaaaaaattcccaaatgttaaaattaaaaaattacaataaaaataaaaatctcaaactcacaaatatattaatctacacactttataaaattttctctctaatcaattgtgattttcttcacacattgagagacctatttatataatttctttggaaataatctaaaaataaatacatcattacacaTATCATCAcacaataattttcaatattcacaactcttattttcaacattcaaatattctaactcttatttttcaacactccctcttatgatgatgatcatgatacaatgattgtattcattacatgttttatactgtctcgttaaaaaccttactaggaaaaacttattgggataaaaaccacagtaagggaaaaagagtacaatcacgtaaactctccctcatgttaacacgaacgattcttcacaaatttcgtagattgcgcatcccaatgttatatatatgctttctgaatattgtcgtaggaaatgactttgtgaagagatctgatgagtttttacttgattgaatgtaacgaatatcaatatctttattattctcAAGTTCTTGGGTGAATGCAAAGAACTTAAGAGGAATAAGTTTAGTTATATCGTTTTTTATATATCtctctttcatttgagcaacacatgcaacaTTATCTTCGTATAGTATCACATGCTTCTTgtcaaatgataatccgcatgagatttggatatgttcggtcattgattttagccacacacattcacaacttgcttcatgtagtgcaataatctcggcatgatttgatgaagttgttacaagtgtttgtttttgtgaacgccaagaaattgcagtgcctccacgagtaaatacatatccggttTGAGAACAtgtcttgtgtggatcagataagtacccATTATCAGCATAACTAATTATACTTTCAttggtatcttttgaatacaaaagtctcaagtctgtcgttcctcgtagataacggaatatatatttaattctgTTCCACTGTCTCTTTGTAGGATATGAGCTATATCTTGtcaataaatttacagcaaaagatatatcaggtcttgtacaatttgcaagatacataagggcatcgatagcacttagatatgataCTTCTGGATcaagaataacttcatcatcttcacatagacggaatgaatctttttttatgtttaatgatctaacaaccatttgagtacttaaatgatttaatttatccatattaaaacgtttaaggacatttctgtataatttgactggtgaacaaatattccacattctctGTATTCAATTTGCAAACTCatacaatactttgttttttcaaggtccttcatttcaaattcctCCTTCAAGtacgacacaacttcttgaatttccttattcgttccaatgatgtttaaatcatcaacatatacatcaataattacgcattcagatgttgttttcttaatgaaaacacaagggcatattgaattgtttacatatccctttttcattaagtgttcgtttagccgattataccacattcgaaccgattgctttaacccatataatgatctttgcaatttcacagaataacattatctgggttttgaactttgtgcttcaggcatctcaaatccttcagggattttcaaatatatatatacatatatatatatatatatatgtatgtata
Proteins encoded:
- the LOC140958286 gene encoding F-box/kelch-repeat protein At5g26960, coding for MPSSSETCSSRHFSWLMKSCFPDPHRHPSPLSTAAGTTTISSLPDDLLLECLSRVPHSSLPSIPFVCRRWGYLLNSPTFHVLRIRHHLVFSTLFCVSISSSALFTATLRLDAGDCPLWKVSSFVLSSDGNGFDLGSGSNFSLFSHFRLVSIGRKIYVIGRTAMLRCDTWTGTLVTKSGMGLQRKKFAAAAVEGKIYVSGGSARLSTVEEYDPDENAWRVVSDAPRKRYGCIGASVDGVFYVIGGLKIGGASVNDGGSLGAEMTHVYASSMDLYDVAARGWLRSRAVPGGGCVVAACSANEHIYILSSHAVELSFWKFNGSRKSKSFGEWCRLKCPPVPPQVRVDSTVRFSCVGVAEKVVLIQVVGCIDDLLRRSGRLERGFRERLVLLYDIAAGEWSRVADLPEVIRRAACVCVEC